In the genome of Sciurus carolinensis chromosome 3, mSciCar1.2, whole genome shotgun sequence, one region contains:
- the LOC124979259 gene encoding keratin-associated protein 4-2-like — protein MCNSCCGSCRSGQGCGCCQPRCCQTTCCRTTCCRPSCCCSSCCGGGCGGCGGCGSCCCRPTCCQTTCCRTTCCRPSCCCSPCCGGCGGCCGSSGCGGCSGCGSCCCRPTCLQTTCCRTTCCRPCCCVSSCCRPSCCC, from the exons ATGTGCAACTCCTGTTGTGGATCCTGCCGCTCTGGCCagggctgtggctgctgccagcccaggtgctgccagaccacctgctgcaggaccacctgctgccgccccagctgctgctgcagctcCTGCTGTGGTGG tggctgtggtgggTGTGGTGGCTGCGGCTCCTGCTGCTGTCGCCCCACCTGCTGccagaccacctgctgcaggaccacCTGCTGCCGCCCCAGTTGCTGCTGTAGCCCCTGCTGTGGTGGTTGTGGTGGCTGTTGTGgctccagtggctgtggtgggtgcagtggctgtggctcctgctgctgccgccccacctgcctccagaccACCTGCTGTAGGACCACCTGCTGCCGCCCCTGCTGCTGTGTGTCCAGCTGCTGCCGCCCAAGCTGCTGCTGCTAG
- the LOC124979833 gene encoding keratin-associated protein 5-2-like: protein MCNSCCGSCCSGQGCGCCQPRCCQTTCCRTTCCRPSCCCSPCCGGCGGCGGSSGCGGCGGCGGSSGCGGCGGCGSCCCRPICCRTTCCRTTCCRPSCCCNPCCGGCGGCGGSSGCGGCGGCGSSSGCGYSCCRPTCCQTTCCRTICCRPSCCGSPCCGGCGGCGGSSGCGGCGGCGGSSGCGSCCCRPTCCQTTCCRTTCCRPSCCGSC from the coding sequence ATGTGCAACTCCTGTTGTGGATCCTGCTGTTCCGGGCagggctgtggctgctgccagcccaggtgctgccagaccacctgctgcaggaccacCTGCTGCCGCCCCAGCTGCTGCTGTAGCCCCTGCTGTGGTGGATGTGGTGgctgtggtggctccagtggctgtggtgggtgcggtggctgtggtggctccagtggctgtggtgggtgcggtggctgtggctcctgctgctgtcGGCCCATCTGCTGTAGgaccacctgctgcaggaccacCTGCTGCCGCCCCAGCTGCTGCTGTAACCCCTGCTGCGGTGGTTGCGGTGGCTGTGGTGGATCCAGTGGCTGTGGTGGGTGCGGTGGCTGTGGTAGCTCCAGTGGTTGTGGCTACTCCTGCTGTCGCCCCACCTGCTGccagaccacctgctgcaggaccaTCTGCTGCCGCCCCAGCTGCTGCGGTAGCCCCTGCTGTGGGGGTTGCGGTGgctgtggtggctccagtggctgtggtgggtgcggtggctgtggtggctccagtggctgtggctcctgctgctgtcgccccacctgctgccagaccacctgctgcaggaccacttgctgccgccccagctgctgtggctcctgctga